The Proteus sp. ZN5 genome includes the window CTCTTTGTCTTGCTCAATGACTTTCATTAAAACATCAATAGCTTTTTGTTTATCATCACGAGCAATATAGATACGACCATACATAATTGAAACACGGGCACAAAGTGGATCCATTTGCCCTGCTTTTTGTAACAAATTCAGTGCATTATCAAGATTATCACTGCTCATTTCTTGAAGTGCTAATTCACAATAAAAATGTGAAATTTGTTCTTTTAATTCATGCTGACCTAGCTTCACCAATTTTTCAGCCGTTTCTATGGCTTTACCCCAATCGCTGGTTAACTGGTAAATGGCAAGCAAAGATTGTAGCGCACTTTGACGAAATTCTTGTTCATCAATAAGTTGCTGAAACATATTTTCAGCACGATCGTAAACGCCCGCCGCCACATAGTCACGACCTAACTGTTGAACAGCAAGTAGACGCTGTTCAAAGGAAAGTGCAGCACTCTCCATTAACGATTGGTGGATACGAATAGCTCGTTCAACTTCGCCACGAGAGCGGAAAAGATTACCTAAAGTAAGATGGGCCTCAAAAGCGGAGCTATCTTCTTTAAGCATTTCGAGGAAAAGATCAACAGCTTTATCTTGTTGATCAGAAAGTAAAAAGTTAACACCCGCCACATACTCACGTGACAGGCGATCGGCGTTCTGCTGTTTGTCCTGTTGAGCGCCACGACGCCCCATATACCAGCCGTAAGCCGCAGCGACAGGTAATAACAGAAACAGCAATTCTAGCATCAGCTATCGTCCTTATTTCGTAGCAGAAGCAACCGTTGGGCGACTTTCTTGGTTTTCTTGTTTTGTTTGGGCGCTTTCAAGACGTTTAATTTTACGTTTTGCACGGCCTAGTGATAAGCGTACACGTAGATAAAAAACACCACTTACAATCCAGCCAAGTACAAAGCCCACACCAAACAGGGTAGCTAACAAGGTAGAAATACGATATTCACCTTGAGCAATAAGGTAATTAAATGTGACTACCTGATCGTTATTTGTGCCTAAAGTCATGGCAATCACCACGATGGCAAGAACAAGAATAACCAAAATAAAAAGTAGGACTTTTTTCACATTATTTCCTTTTTTATTCTCTTTTCTTTAGTAGACAGATAAAGGTAGCATTTTCACTGCGCACAAAGAAAGTGATTTCTTAGAATCATCTGATTTTCGTATATTTTTTCACATAAATATCGAAAAAGACATTCTGTATCTCAAAAATAAGGGCTATTGTCAGGATTTGAGCAATAAACGTCGCTCAATCACCTTAAATGCACACCAAACCAGCACTGTACTGATAAGAATACCGACAATCACATCAGATGCCCAGTGCATTCCTAATACAATACGCCCTACCGTGACATCAATTCCCCATAATAACCCGAGTGACGCTAAAAAATAATGACGACGCAACATAAAAAGGACAAAAACAAATAATGCGAGTGTAGCAGAAAATAAGCTATGACCCGACGGAAAAGCATAACCTGTTTCAGCTTTCCAATGTTTAAGTTGCCATTCAGGGATCACTGGTGAATTGGCTAATCCATTTTGAAGCAATTGTTCTCGTTCTGGTCTTGAAACTTGATAAAAAGTTTCAGAGCTGATGTGCAAATTTTCACTAACCCAAACAACATAAGGACGAGGCTCTTTTGCTGTGTTTTTAACCGCAACTTTTATTAATTGCCCAATAGCCAGTGTAGCAATAATTATTACCGCTAATTGAATGAAATGGTTACGCTTTAATTTTAAAACCATAAAAAGCAGTACTAGAAAAGCAATAATAGTCACTGCCCCCCAAGGTTTTGCTGCACTATCTGCTATCCATAATGTACTTATACCGCCTAAAGGGTGGTCGGTAGGTTGCCATTTCCAATCCAATACCAACACAACACTCGGTATGATTAAGAGCAATATACTGCCTAATAAAATTAATTTAGTTATCTGCTTATTCAATATATTGCCCCTTGTTAAATACAAACATTGTCTTTCGCTCATGCTTAAAGGTAATTAGTATAATCGATGCTAGTTTAGCAATAAATCATTATGCAAGAAGGCGCAAAATCTGATAATTTGTAGTGGTGTGAATTTATAAGTGTGTGTTACCCCATTTCCTTGCCTATCAGACATGGAAGCATTTCAGTGTTTTATTTCTCTTTGTTCTCGTTATAAAGTGTATAATCTTGAACGAGAGTTTCACCTGAAATTATGAGTCAAAAATAATGAAATTAAGACGTATCGCAGAAGCAAAACTACCTACTCCTTTTGGTGAGTTTTTAATGGTTGGTTTTGAAGAAATCGCAACAGGAAAAGATCATGTCGCCCTTGTTTATGGCGATATTTCAGGCTCAGAGCCTGTATTATCTCGTATTCATTCAGAGTGCTTAACGGGTGATGCTTTATTTAGCCTACGTTGTGATTGTGGTTTCCAACTTGAAGCTGCGCTTTCACAAATCAGCAAAGCGGGTCGTGGCGTATTACTTTATCATCGCCAAGAAGGCCGAAATATTGGATTACTAAATAAAATACGCGCTTATGCATTACAAGATAAAGGATTAGATACCGTTGAAGCGAACCTCGAGTTAGGTTTTAAAGCTGACGAACGCGATTTTACCCTTTGTGCTGACATGTATAACCTATTGGATGTTCATGAAGTTCGGTTATTAACCAATAATCCGAAGAAAATTGAAATCATGAAAGCCGCAGGCATTAATGTTATCGAGCGAGTGCCATTGATCGTCGGACGTAATCCAAGCAATGCGCATTATCTTGATACTAAAGCCGATAAAATGGGCCATCTTTTATTTAAGAAAGCGCAATAATAAAGTAACAACACAGCATTAATTATTTTCAAATCCGAGCCTAAATAGCTCGGATTTTTTATTGATTACTTTTACTCTATTACCTTGTGAATTCATTCTTTATCTATTTTTCTTTACTTATATATTGTTCTTTTTACCGCTCTTTCATCATTAAATTATATCATGTGAAAAATTGTCATATGCGATTTCATTGACTATCTATCTTATTCTAATTTATTTATTAATAAATAAATTTTAATAGGAATGCATTATGCCATTACATTTTTCTGGTAGGATTTTCGGCGCGCTATTATTAGCAGGAACGTTATTAACGGGCTGTGATAATAGCGATAAAACCAGCTATTCAATCAAGGTTGGTGTGATTAATGGTGCTGAACAAGATGTGGCTGAAGTTGCCAAAAAAGTTGCCAAAGAAAAATATGGCTTAGAGGTTGAATTGGTAAGTTTCAGTGGTTCTTTATTACCTAACGATCCCACAGCAAATAAAGAGCTTGATGCCAATGTTTTTCAACATCGCCCTTTTCTTGCCCAAGATAATCAATCTCGTGGTTACAATTTAGTGGCTGTTGGTAATACCTTTGTTTTTCCTATGGCGGGCTATTCAACAAAAATTAAGCATCCTTCAGAGTTAAAATCAGGCGATACCATTGCTGTTCCTAACGATCCCACCAATTTAGGTCGAGCATTACTATTATTAGATAAAGAAAAGCTGATTACGTTAAAACCAAACAGTGGTTTATTGCCTACGGCTATCGATATTATTGATAATCCACTTAAACTTAAAATTATGGAGCTAGAAGGCGCACAATTACCGCGAGTTTTAAACGATCCTAAGGTGACTGTCGCTATTATCAGTACAACTTACATCCAACAAATTAATTTATCTCCAACCAAAGACAGTATTTTTATTGAAGATAAAAACTCGCCTTACACCAATATTATTGTGACAAGAGAAGATAATAAAGACGCTGATAATGTGCGGGATTTTATTAAGGCTTACCAATCACCCGAAGTTGCCACCGCTGCCGAAACCATTTTTAACGGCGGTGCGGTTCAGGGTTGGTGATAGAAGCTCTATTTAGCATCAGATCTTCTTTCAAAATACCAAGCATCATCTAAAACGATATCTATACGAGGAATATAACGCCCCATTATTTTTATAATGAGGCGTTATATTTATTACAACTAAACCTAATTAAAGCATATTACGAATAACATAATGCAATATGCCACCATGTTGGAAATAGGCTAATTCAGTTTGAGTATCAATACGGCAACGCGCCATAATGGTTTCAGTGTGATTATCTGCGAAAGTAATATTAACTGCTATATCTTGGCTCGGTGTTAATTCATTAAGCCCTGTGATCTCAATTTTCTCATCACCTTTTAAGCCCAATGTTTGGCGAGTTACCCCTTTAGGAAACTCTAAAGGTAGAACTCCCATACCGATTAAGTTAGAACGATGAATACGTTCAAAAGAGCCTGCAATAACGACTCGCACACCTAATAAACGCGTCCCCTTCGCTGCCCAGTCTCGGCTAGAGCCTGAACCATATTCACTACCTGCAATAATCGCCAATGGCGTATTTTCTTGTTGATAACGCATTGAGGCATCATAAATAGCCAGTGTTTCACCCGTTGGAATATGTTTGGTAAAACCACCTTCTACTCCCGGTACCATTTCGTTACGAATGCGAATATTAGCAAATGTACCTCGCATCATGACTTCATGATTACCGCGTCTTGAGCCATAAGAGTTAAAATCTTTCGGCTCGACACCGTGTTCACGCAAATAACGCCCCGCTGGACTATCCGCCTTAATATTACCCGCAGGTGAGATGTGATCAGTTGTCACCGAATCACCTAAAATAGCCAAAATACTGGCTTGATGAATATCTTTAATTGGTACTGGCGTTTTTGACATTCCTTCAAAGAAAGGAGGATGTCGAATATAGGTAGAATCAGGTTGCCAATCATAGACAGGAGTATCTTGTGTTTTCAGTGATTTCCATGTCTCATCACCTTCAAACACAGCGGAGTACTCTTTATGGAACATTTCTGTTTTAACTTTCTCAACAGCATCAGCAATCGCTTTACTATCAGGCCAAATATCTTTTAAATAAACGGGATTACCCTGTTTATCTTTACCTAATGGCTCTTTAGTGAGATCAATATTCATATTTCCAGATAAAGCATAAGCAACCACTAAAGGTGGTGATGCTAGCCAGTTGGTTTTCACTAAGGGATGAATTCGACCTTCAAAGTTACGGTTACCGGATAATACCGCCGCAATAGTTAAATCATTATCCTTAATTGCACGTTCAATCGGTGCCAATAAAGGCCCAGAGTTACCAATACATGTTGTGCAACCATATCCCACAAGGTTAAATCCTAACTCATCAAGATAAGGGGTTAATCCTGCAAGATTAAGATAATCCGTGACCACTTTAGAGCCTGGAGCCAAAGAAGACTTAACCCAAGGTTTACGCTGCAATCCTTTTTCGACCGCATTTTTAGCCAGTAATCCGGCTGCCATTAAAACATTAGGGTTTGATGTATTAGTACATGATGTGATCGCCGCAATAACGACAGCACCATCAGTTAATTCAAACGCAGGATAATCATCAATTTTTACTTGAGGAAAGTGTGACAGTGGTTTCTTATTAGTTTCAAGCTCTACTGCCGCTTTAAATGCTTTTGGTACACTCAGTAGATTAACTCTATCTTGAGGACGTTTAGGCCCAGCAAGGCTTGCTTCAACAGTTCCCATATCTAGCGATAATGTTGACGTAAAGATAGGTTCATCGCCTGTATGTCGCCATAAACCCTGCTCTTTGCTATAAGCTTCAACTAGTGCAATCTCTTGTTCTTCACGACCTGTTAAACGTAAATAATCAAGAGTGATATCATCTATTGGGAAGAATCCACAGGTCGCACCATACTCTGGCGACATATTCGCTATTGTTGCACGATCGGCTAAAGGTAATGACGCTAGGCCATCTCCGTAGAATTCTACAAATTTACCCACCACACCATGAGCACGTAACATCTGTGTAACGGTTAAAACCAGATCAGTTGCGGTGATCCCTTCACGCAATTTTCCTGTTAGTTTAAAGCCAACAACATCAGGAATTAACATGGAGATAGGTTGACCTAACATTGCGGCTTCCGCTTCAATGCCACCTACCCCCCAACCTAGAACACCAAGACCGTTGATCATTGTGGTATGAGAATCTGTGCCAACTAAGGTATCGGGATAAGCCACATGGCGTCCATTTTGGGCTTCAGACCAAATAGCTTTGCCTAAGTATTCAAGGTTTACCTGATGACAAATTCCTGTACCTGGTGGTACGACACGAAAGCGTTCAAAGGATTGCTGTCCCCAACGTAAAAAAAGGTAACGTTCATAGTTACGCTCCATTTCAATTTCCACGTTTTCAGCAAACGCATTTTTACTGGCATATTCATCAACCATAACAGAGTGGTCAATAACTAAATCAACAGGTGATAGTGGATTGACTTTATCCACTTTCCCACCCAAAGATTTCACTGCTTCACGCATAGCTGCTAAATCAACGACCGCAGGCACACCGGTAAAATCTTGCATAAGAACCCTTGCAGGTCGATAAGCAATTTCACGTGATGCATGCGCTGTTTTTTGCCACTCAACTAACGCCTTAATGTCCTCTTCAACAACAGTATCATTGTCGAGATAACGCACTAAGTTTTCTAGTAACACCTTCAGAGATTTAGGAAGACGGGTAATATCGCCTAATTGGCGAGCAACTTCTGAAAGACGGTAATACTCATATTCTTGAGATCCGACTAAGAGCGTGGAATGACTCTCTTTTTTCAAACGTAACGACATAGCTCCTCCTTCTTATTTTTATACTGACAGCATGTTTAAACTATCAAAATAGGTAAGGTTATTTATTAAACATATCATATAACATTGAATTTCGCTTAAAGACCACACAATTTGTTAACGCAATGTTATGGCTGTCATGATGTTAATAAATTTTAGTCTCTAGATTTTCACTTAATTAGACTTTAATGGGAGAGGTATAACTGTGTAAGGATATTATTTATGAATAACAAACAATCTGATTTACTAAAAAATATTATGAATGCCGATCGCTATTTCGCGGAGCCTGTTACACCACCGTTTCCGCAAGCCTTATCGATGAATGCATTACATTCTCAAAATATAAAAGATGCCGAAGGTTTAGTGCAGTTTATCATCGCATCACCAAAACCTTTTGAGCCTTCCGAAATAGAAAAAATGTCACAACTTAAAAATATTCAAATTGGACTTATTTCTATTATGGCAAACCATCTTGCTGCATTAAAAAAAGAAGATAATGAAGCCTATTATCGCCCTGAACATTGGTTAGATACCCTTAATCATTTACCACTGCTAGGGCACAATAAAATCGAAACAAAAAAACTTCATAAACAAACCTTTGATTTTTCCGTTGCTCAAGCATTTATTCAGTTACTGCTAGGCGCAGCAATCAATGCCACATCACCCGCACTTGGAGAATTTATTGATTTTTTACGTACTCAAGGACAAAAAATAGAAGTCGGCTTACGAAAGTCATTAGACAGCTATCAAACGATAACTATTGCGGGGATCACGGAGATACTCAATCATAATAATCACCTTATTTTTGTTCCCAAATTGAAAATTTTGAGCCTACGTTTTTCTTATCAATCAGCAAAAATGCTACTCGCCAGTTGTATAGGTCGTAAATTTATCCTCTCTTTAGAGTACACGACTATTACCTCTGTATTTGATGCTAGCGCACTTGATGATCCACTGATTAATCAGCAATTTTATGATTTTTTAAATAAGTATCGTCAACTAAGTATTGCAAAATCAGATGCTTTTTTTAGTGGGGATTTTTATTTGAAATGAGTAATAGCAGAAATTAGGTCTATGAACACGCTTGAAGGCGGGGATCACCCGCCTTTCAGTATTACACTAAGGGTAATTCGATATCTTTAAATAACTCTTCAATCTCTTCATTAGTTCGCAATGCAACCGCTTGTTCAATCAAATTACGCGTAAGATGTGGAGCAAAGCGCCACATAAAATCATACATATAGCCACGTAAGAAACCACTGCGACGGAATGCAATTTTAGTGGTGCTATAACTAAACTTATCACGCATATCAATCGCGACTAAATCGCTATCAAGCACAGGATCAAATGCCATACTGGCAATCACACCAATACCTAAATGCAATCTCACATAAGTTTTAATGACGTCCGCATCGGTTGCAGTGAAAACAATTTTAGGTTTTAACCCTACTTTACCGAAAGCATCATCAAGATCAGAACGCCCAGTAAAACCTTGGGTATAGGTGACAATATCGTAGCTCGCAAGCTCTTTTAACGTCACTTCTCGTTTTTGTGCCAGAGGATGATCTTTTGAAACCACCACAATACGGTTCCAACGATAGCAAGGTAACATCACTAAATCGTTATAAAGATGCAGTGATTCTGTCGCAATCGCAAAATCACTTTTACCCCTGCATACATCCTCAGCAATTTGTGTTGGCGAACCTTGGTTCATATGCAATGAAACATCAGGATAGCGCTCAATAAAACCTTTTATTACTGGAGGTAATACATAACGAGCTTGCGTATGTGTTGTTGCAATCGATAATGAGCCTCTATCTGGATAAGTGTGTTCACCCGCAGCAGATCGGATAGCTTCTGTTTTTGATAAGATTTCTCTAGACAGCCTTACAACTTCTTCACCCGCAGGTGTCACATGCGTTAGATGCTTACCACTACGAGAAAATATTTGTATACCTAACTCATCTTCTAACATGCGAATTTGTTTACTTATTCCCGGTTGAGATGTATACAAACGCTCTGCCGTGGTCGAAACATTTAAGTCGTTATTCACCACTTCAACGATATAACGCAACTGTTGTAATTTCATGGAGAGGCTATCCCTTCAACAAAAGACTTATTATTCCGTTATTCTATTTATATTCATATAACTAAAAAGAATAATAAAGATGTAATATATAACCACTATATCACTTATTTCATTTCGGTCTAACGTAATTAATAGCGTTATTTAGATTCTGTTATATCGAATAGTTATAAGCTATAAACAAGCATAAAAAAGCCGACATTCTCTGTCAGCTTTTATTTCATAATATTGGCACTAAATTATTTAATCACACCACACGCCATTCTTGCACCACCACCGCCAAGAGCCTCGGGATCATCAGAATAGTTGTCGCCCCCCACATGCACCATAATTGCTTTGTCTTTCACTTGCTCAAGCTTAGTGAGTTTTGGCGCTAATACTGCGTAATCAGCAACACCTTTATCATTTACAACTAATCCTGGTAAATCACCTAAATGCCCATCTTTATTATAAGGCCCCAAGTGAACACCAACTTTTTCAGGATCTAAATGACCGCCTGCTTTTAAAGCAGGCACAGGTTTGCCATCTTTCATATCAGGCTCACAAAAACCATTAGCATGAATATGAAAACCATGAATACCTGGTGTTAATCCAGTGAGTTGTGGCGTAAATAACAGCCCATAATCTGTTTCAGTAATAGTGACAACGCCAATATCGTTGCCAGCACCTGTTGGTAACGCTTCTTTTAACGTGACATCTAATGTTGCAGCGCTTGCTACAGAAGTGAAGAGTAAGCCAGATAGTAACAAAGGCATCAGTTTCATAGTATCTCCGTCTTATTATTAGAAAAGTAAAATATCAGACAAATAGAAATTAACCATTAATACTGTTTCAGTGTATTTAATTAGCATACCTTCTTAATACAAAAAAGCGACTAACTCTCATTAGTCGCTTTTTTATTTATCGCACAATGCCAATGTTATTTGGTCTTTTCAACCCATTTTCCATCGACATAAAACGCAGACCAACCTGTTGCTTTGCCATCTTTCTCTGAAGAAACATATTGCTGTTTTGTCTTACGACTAAAACGCACAATCGTTGGGTTTCCTTCAGGATCAGCTACTGGAGCCTCTGCTAAATAGCGCATTTTCTCTGCTAAACGGTCTTTAAAGCGAACCAGCTCTTCTACTTTTGGTGCACGCGTTTCTCTTGATTTAGGGAACGTATTTGCAGCCAAGAAGACACCAGCAGCACCGTCTCGTAAGACAAAGTATGCATCTGATTTTTCACATGGCAATTCAGGAAGTGGAACTGGATCTTCCTTCGGTGGTGCAATTTCACCGCTTTTTAAGATCTTACGGGTATTTTTACAGTCATCATTAGTACAACCCATGTATTTACCAAAACGCCCCATTTTCAGGTGCATTTCAGAACCACATTTATCGCACTCAATAACTGGCCCTTCATAACCTTTTAAGCGGAATTCACCTTCTTCAACTTCATAACCATCACATGCAGGATTATTACCACAAACATGTAATTTGCGATGAGTGTCAATCAGGTAGCTATCCATTGCAGTACCACATTTTGGGCAACGACGACGTGCACGTAATGCGTTAGTTTCTGCATCTTCCCCTTCAAGAATATTTAATAATTCATCTTCAGGGATAAGGTTAATGGTTTGCTTACAGCGCTCTTTAGGCGGTAATGCATAACCAGAACATCCTAAGAATACGCCTGTTGTCGCCGTTCTAATTCCCATATGACGAGAACACGTTGGGCACTCAATCGACGTGATAACCATTGGATTTGGTCGCATTCCGCCTTCTTCAGGATCTTTCTCAGCAACTTCTAATTGCTGACTAAAATCGCTGAAGAAGGCATCTAATACCGCTTTCCAGTTTTCTTCATTATTGGCAACATGGTCGAGGTGATCTTCCATTTGCGCAGTAAAATCGTAATTCATTAAATCGCTAAAATTCTCTTCTAAGCGATCGGTTACAATTTCACCCATTTTTTCTGCATAAAAACGACGGTTTTCAACTTTCACATAACCACGATCTTGAATAGTGGAGATGATAGACGCATATGTTGAAGGGCGACCAATACCGCGTTTTTCTAATTCTTTAACTAACGTCGCTTCGCTAAAACGTGCTGGTGGCTTAGTAAAGTGCTGAGTAGGTTCTAATTCAGCTAAAGCCAGTTTTGCCCCTACATCAACGGCTGGTAAGGTTTTATCTTCATCTTTATTACGCATCGCTGGCATAACTTTCGTCCAACCTGCAAAACGTAAAGTACGACCTTTAGCACGTAGTTTATAATCACCTGATTCGACTGTTAATGTGGTTGAATCGTATTTTGCTGGTGTCATTTGACAAGCAACAAATTGATTCCAAATCAGTTGATATAAACGTTTAGCATCGTTATCCATATCTTTTAAAGATTCTGCGATAACGTTGATATCAGAAGGACGGATAGCTTCGTGCGCTTCTTGAGAATTTTCTTTGCTCGAATAAACGTTTGGCTCTTTCGGCAAATACTTGGCACCAAAATTCTCATTGATATAATCACGCGCCATTTGAATCGCATCCTGACTTAAGTTAGTTGAGTCAGTACGCATATAGGTTATATAACCTGCTTCATAAAGGCGCTGAGCTAGCATCATCGTCTTTTTCACACCAAAGCTTAAACGCGTACTTGCCGCTTGCTGTAAGGTTGATGTGATAAGCGGTGCGCTTGGCTTGCTAGACGTTGGTCTATCTTCACGATCTTTTACCGTGAAGGTCGCATTTTGTAATGCTTTAACCGCAACCTGTGTTTCATCAGATGAAACAGGGTTGAAAGCTTTATCATTATAATGCGTGACTTCCATACGCAATGGCTGTTCGTCAGGCGTTAACAGCGATGCGTGTAATTGCCAATATTCTTCAGGAACAAAGGCTTTAATTTCACGCTCACGTTCTACTAAAAGACGCACAGCAACTGATTGCACCCGACCCGCAGATAAACCACGAGCAACTTTTTTCCAAAGTAAAGGTGAAACCATATAGCCCACAACACGATCCATAAAACGACGTGCTTGTTGCGCGTTAACGCGATCTATATTTAACTCACCCGGAGTTTGGAAAGCTTGTGTAATGGCATTTTTAGTGATTTCGTTAAAAACCACTCGACTAAACCGTTCATCATCACCGCCGATAACTTCGCGTAAATGCCACGCAATAGCTTCTCCTTCGCGGTCAAGGTCCGTTGCGAGATAGACATGATCTGCTTTCTCAGCCAATGCTTTTAGTTCAGCCACGACTTTTTCTTTACCGGGTAGAATTTGATAATTCGCATTCCATCCATTATAGGGATCAACTCCCATACGGCTGACTAAGGCTGATTTCTCATCCTTTTTAACTTTTTTCACGCCTTTCGTGGCGGATGAGTTTTCGCTCTTCTGGCTGCCAGAACCACTCTTTGGCAAATCACGAATGTGACCCACGCTAGATTTAACTACGTAGTCATTGCCAAGATATTTATTGATCGTTTTGGCTTTAGCCGGGGACTCCACGATAACAAGAGCTTTACCCATAATTACCTTTACCTAATTAAACTTTGTTATGACGGTATCGTTTAATACCCTCAACTAAAAAAATGTTTAAAATCTCTTTTTTATATTGCGTTAGTTTTGCAATATATCAACCTGTTTTTATTCAAAGCTTTTGCTCAAGCTCAAAACTCGTGGTTTTTTTTGAGGTATTTTAATCACCTCACCGCTTTGATCAGAGTACAGGCAAATCATTGTTTGCTACATATAGAGTAGCTAAGCTTTTAAAAATGCCACACTCTACCTGATAAAAAGTGAGGCGCAACAAATTATTTTTCTAAGGAGCACATATTATGTCAACACAAACTACACCGATTACAACAGAGATGCTACTTGAAAAAGCGAATAAAATCATATGTGAACATGAAGATTACATACATGGTATGCGTGCTGATTCGGTTGAAC containing:
- the lapB gene encoding lipopolysaccharide assembly protein LapB, whose product is MLELLFLLLPVAAAYGWYMGRRGAQQDKQQNADRLSREYVAGVNFLLSDQQDKAVDLFLEMLKEDSSAFEAHLTLGNLFRSRGEVERAIRIHQSLMESAALSFEQRLLAVQQLGRDYVAAGVYDRAENMFQQLIDEQEFRQSALQSLLAIYQLTSDWGKAIETAEKLVKLGQHELKEQISHFYCELALQEMSSDNLDNALNLLQKAGQMDPLCARVSIMYGRIYIARDDKQKAIDVLMKVIEQDKEMVSETLPMLFECFQSQGDTSRWETYLRQCVDSNCGAIAELYLADIIEAKEGIEAAQLYINRQLERHPTMRLFYRLMRYHLAEAEEGRAKESLILLRYMVGEQIRTKPDYRCHKCGFTSHALYWHCPSCRSWDTVKPIRGLDGQ
- a CDS encoding LapA family protein, whose amino-acid sequence is MKKVLLFILVILVLAIVVIAMTLGTNNDQVVTFNYLIAQGEYRISTLLATLFGVGFVLGWIVSGVFYLRVRLSLGRAKRKIKRLESAQTKQENQESRPTVASATK
- the pgpB gene encoding phosphatidylglycerophosphatase B; amino-acid sequence: MNKQITKLILLGSILLLIIPSVVLVLDWKWQPTDHPLGGISTLWIADSAAKPWGAVTIIAFLVLLFMVLKLKRNHFIQLAVIIIATLAIGQLIKVAVKNTAKEPRPYVVWVSENLHISSETFYQVSRPEREQLLQNGLANSPVIPEWQLKHWKAETGYAFPSGHSLFSATLALFVFVLFMLRRHYFLASLGLLWGIDVTVGRIVLGMHWASDVIVGILISTVLVWCAFKVIERRLLLKS
- the ribA gene encoding GTP cyclohydrolase II produces the protein MKLRRIAEAKLPTPFGEFLMVGFEEIATGKDHVALVYGDISGSEPVLSRIHSECLTGDALFSLRCDCGFQLEAALSQISKAGRGVLLYHRQEGRNIGLLNKIRAYALQDKGLDTVEANLELGFKADERDFTLCADMYNLLDVHEVRLLTNNPKKIEIMKAAGINVIERVPLIVGRNPSNAHYLDTKADKMGHLLFKKAQ
- a CDS encoding MetQ/NlpA family lipoprotein produces the protein MPLHFSGRIFGALLLAGTLLTGCDNSDKTSYSIKVGVINGAEQDVAEVAKKVAKEKYGLEVELVSFSGSLLPNDPTANKELDANVFQHRPFLAQDNQSRGYNLVAVGNTFVFPMAGYSTKIKHPSELKSGDTIAVPNDPTNLGRALLLLDKEKLITLKPNSGLLPTAIDIIDNPLKLKIMELEGAQLPRVLNDPKVTVAIISTTYIQQINLSPTKDSIFIEDKNSPYTNIIVTREDNKDADNVRDFIKAYQSPEVATAAETIFNGGAVQGW
- the acnA gene encoding aconitate hydratase AcnA, coding for MSLRLKKESHSTLLVGSQEYEYYRLSEVARQLGDITRLPKSLKVLLENLVRYLDNDTVVEEDIKALVEWQKTAHASREIAYRPARVLMQDFTGVPAVVDLAAMREAVKSLGGKVDKVNPLSPVDLVIDHSVMVDEYASKNAFAENVEIEMERNYERYLFLRWGQQSFERFRVVPPGTGICHQVNLEYLGKAIWSEAQNGRHVAYPDTLVGTDSHTTMINGLGVLGWGVGGIEAEAAMLGQPISMLIPDVVGFKLTGKLREGITATDLVLTVTQMLRAHGVVGKFVEFYGDGLASLPLADRATIANMSPEYGATCGFFPIDDITLDYLRLTGREEQEIALVEAYSKEQGLWRHTGDEPIFTSTLSLDMGTVEASLAGPKRPQDRVNLLSVPKAFKAAVELETNKKPLSHFPQVKIDDYPAFELTDGAVVIAAITSCTNTSNPNVLMAAGLLAKNAVEKGLQRKPWVKSSLAPGSKVVTDYLNLAGLTPYLDELGFNLVGYGCTTCIGNSGPLLAPIERAIKDNDLTIAAVLSGNRNFEGRIHPLVKTNWLASPPLVVAYALSGNMNIDLTKEPLGKDKQGNPVYLKDIWPDSKAIADAVEKVKTEMFHKEYSAVFEGDETWKSLKTQDTPVYDWQPDSTYIRHPPFFEGMSKTPVPIKDIHQASILAILGDSVTTDHISPAGNIKADSPAGRYLREHGVEPKDFNSYGSRRGNHEVMMRGTFANIRIRNEMVPGVEGGFTKHIPTGETLAIYDASMRYQQENTPLAIIAGSEYGSGSSRDWAAKGTRLLGVRVVIAGSFERIHRSNLIGMGVLPLEFPKGVTRQTLGLKGDEKIEITGLNELTPSQDIAVNITFADNHTETIMARCRIDTQTELAYFQHGGILHYVIRNML
- the cysB gene encoding HTH-type transcriptional regulator CysB, with the translated sequence MKLQQLRYIVEVVNNDLNVSTTAERLYTSQPGISKQIRMLEDELGIQIFSRSGKHLTHVTPAGEEVVRLSREILSKTEAIRSAAGEHTYPDRGSLSIATTHTQARYVLPPVIKGFIERYPDVSLHMNQGSPTQIAEDVCRGKSDFAIATESLHLYNDLVMLPCYRWNRIVVVSKDHPLAQKREVTLKELASYDIVTYTQGFTGRSDLDDAFGKVGLKPKIVFTATDADVIKTYVRLHLGIGVIASMAFDPVLDSDLVAIDMRDKFSYSTTKIAFRRSGFLRGYMYDFMWRFAPHLTRNLIEQAVALRTNEEIEELFKDIELPLV
- the sodC gene encoding superoxide dismutase family protein — protein: MKLMPLLLSGLLFTSVASAATLDVTLKEALPTGAGNDIGVVTITETDYGLLFTPQLTGLTPGIHGFHIHANGFCEPDMKDGKPVPALKAGGHLDPEKVGVHLGPYNKDGHLGDLPGLVVNDKGVADYAVLAPKLTKLEQVKDKAIMVHVGGDNYSDDPEALGGGGARMACGVIK